AAAGTTTCTGGAGGTATGGTCAAACAATTTCTCTTTGTATTCTTCATAATTATCCTTTACTTGTTGCTCTCTGACATGGGAAAGATAATCTTCGAGGTACATTCCCCCACGACATTTATGTGTAACCTTCCAATCATGTTCAATAGCTCTAAAATTCTCAGATAAGAGATTTTGAATTCGTTCTACAAGTGTTTCCACTCTAACTTTATCAGAGTCTGGAAATACCCGCAGAGTACCACATACCAACTTCACTGTTGTTTCATTATCACATGAAATGTGAAATTTTTTCGGTAATCTGACCAATTCTCTTCAACTTAATACAATTGATGACTCCTCGCAACATTCCATAACACTCATCAAAAAGAATTGAAACATATTCTCTTATGTTACCCATATATAATCTCATTCTCTTAATACCTTTTTGGGCTCTAACTGTTAAGTCGTACGAAAACACACCATATTTTATTGATACGTCTGCGTCGTACTTTTCCCAGCCATCAACTAGATGCTGCCATTCAACGGGATTCATATGTACTGATTTCTTCTTGTTTTCCATTTTCTTCTAGTACTTCTGGTGGTTGTTTCCTCCTTTTACTGTTGTTTCCCTGTGTACTTTCCTCTGATTCACCGCTTTCTTGGATTTGGTGTAGCATCCCATGGATTCCtgattctttctccttttcatgtTTCTCTTTTTGCTCTCTTCTTTTTTGCCTTTTCCTCTGGTTGCTTCTCCTGTTCCGTTGTTTTCTAGTTTTCACTGATTGTTGATCTTTTCGACTCTGTCTTTTCCTCAAGTTTTTTTCCCTTCGTTTTCTATGCTGCTCTTCCAAGTATGCATCCCTCTGAAGGgatttcatctttttcattttttgcTCCTTATTCTTTGTACCTCTTTCCCTGTTTCTCTTTGCTCCCTCCTCACCAATTTCAGCAGAAGTTTTCACGCTCACTTTTGTTTGGGAGGGTCCTTCGATGTCCCTACGACAAAAGTATATGGAGGTATGGTCAAAGCATTCCTATGTGTATTCTTCACAATTAtcctttacatatttctctccgaCATGGGAAAGATAGTCGACGAGGTACATTCCCCCATGTCATTTATGTTTAACCTTCCTATCATGTTCAATAGCTCTAAAATAAACATTTAACTGTATCAAATAAAAGAACGCAACCAACTAAATTCTGACATATTAATCATGAAATAGCACAATAACCTCTAGCGACTAATACTTATGAAAAATGAAACAAGACATCATAAACTTGGGTACTGTTTCAAGTAGCTAAATCTTTGCCAACTGACTATCCTGACCAACAATCAGAATATTAAACTAGATATGGTCGATGTCATCTCAAATAAGGTTAAACCTAGTTTCTACTatgataaatttttatttttatgatttatAGCCAAAATGGtgaaggaaggaaaaaaataTCCGGAAGCACTTACGGCCAGGAAATTGCGTCACTCGACCTAGCCGTAAGTGACCCTGAAAACAACCCAAAATTCATATTTAGTTACGGCTAAGTCGTGGACTTCT
Above is a genomic segment from Papaver somniferum cultivar HN1 chromosome 10, ASM357369v1, whole genome shotgun sequence containing:
- the LOC113315736 gene encoding histone-lysine N-methyltransferase, H3 lysine-79 specific-like, whose translation is MSDTGLTRDKERLHYTEAFSAHWDPELAENSAVKRARARVIQELVTIREVTARLPDIEGPSQTKVSVKTSAEIGEEGAKRNRERGTKNKEQKMKKMKSLQRDAYLEEQHRKRREKNLRKRQSRKDQQSVKTRKQRNRRSNQRKRQKRREQKEKHEKEKESGIHGMLHQIQESGESEESTQGNNSKRRKQPPEVLEENGKQEEISTYESR